TTTAATAAGGATTTAAATTGTGAAATTATTTTAAAGGAATTTACTATAAATGATAGGAAAGATAATATAGTAAAAGAATTGTATAAAGAAGAAGCTGATATTATTGGGTTTTCTACATACATATGGAATGTAACTTTAATTAAAGAAATATCAGAAATTTTAAAAATTATTAATGGAAATATAGAAATATTTTATGGAGGTCCAGAGGTATCGTACAGTCCTATGGATATTTTAAAAGAATTTTCAGGAGACTATATTATAGAGGGAGAAGGAGAAGAAACTTTTAGGGAATTTCTAATAGAAAAATTGAAGAGTAATGGTAAAGAAAATTTATTTGACATAAAAGGACTATATGTTAAAGAGGAAGAAGAAATTATTTATGGTGGTAGAAGACCATTGATGGATATGGAAAAATTAATATTTCCATATGAAGAAGATGAAGATTTAAGAAATAAAATTGCATATTATGAAGGAAGTCGCGGATGCCCGTTTATGTGCAGTTATTGTTTATCATCAACAACTCATGGGGTGAGATTTTTAAATATAGATAGAGTAAAAAAGGAATTAAAATATTTTATTGATAAGGATGTATCATTAGTTAAATTTGTAGATAGAACTTTTAATTGTAATCATAAATTTGCTAAAGAAATATGGAGTTATTTGATAGAATGTGGTGGAAATACTACTTTTCATTTTGAAATATCTGCTGATCTTTTAACAAAAGAAGAAATTGAGATATTATCTAAAGCACCTAAAGATAAATTTCAATTTGAAGTTGGAGTACAAACTACAAATAATGAAGTGCTTAGAAATATAAATAGATTTGTTAATTATGAAAATATAAAAGAAAAAGTAGATGAAATAAAAAAATATAAAAATATTAAACAACATCTGGATTTAATAGCAGGACTTCCAGGAGAGGATTTGGAGTCATTTGTAAAATCTTTTAATGATGTAT
Above is a genomic segment from Clostridium bornimense containing:
- a CDS encoding B12-binding domain-containing radical SAM protein, which produces MKVVLVGINSQYFHSNLAIRYLKAFNKDLNCEIILKEFTINDRKDNIVKELYKEEADIIGFSTYIWNVTLIKEISEILKIINGNIEIFYGGPEVSYSPMDILKEFSGDYIIEGEGEETFREFLIEKLKSNGKENLFDIKGLYVKEEEEIIYGGRRPLMDMEKLIFPYEEDEDLRNKIAYYEGSRGCPFMCSYCLSSTTHGVRFLNIDRVKKELKYFIDKDVSLVKFVDRTFNCNHKFAKEIWSYLIECGGNTTFHFEISADLLTKEEIEILSKAPKDKFQFEVGVQTTNNEVLRNINRFVNYENIKEKVDEIKKYKNIKQHLDLIAGLPGEDLESFVKSFNDVYAIEPEEIQLGFLKLLKGSKMREESEKWGMKSSPYPPYEILYNNKISYKNILLLKKVEEMVDKYYNAGKFDISIKFLIKYFDTPFEFYKALGEFYDEKGYFKRNISNTDYYKVLLDFSLQIIKKDVDIFLNLLKHEYLLYNKKKWIPDFLDRIYLDKKVEKDLKKGLAKQDHIELYNYDVLRFIQEDIIDMEKNVLIYYQNGKVKSIPLINY